Proteins found in one Ischnura elegans chromosome 11, ioIscEleg1.1, whole genome shotgun sequence genomic segment:
- the LOC124168507 gene encoding tetratricopeptide repeat protein 30A has product MIVQVKDGEYTKTIYSLIRDQRYADAIQLLNSTLETHENSRAALSLLAYCYFYSQDFISAANCYEQLTILFPSEEDYRIYYAQSLYQACLYDEAMKVTSQIDEPDSQEKVIKLKAAIKYGEGDLMAAKSLVDNCPADDVDTEINKGCILYKEDRHEEALQKFVGAQQRTSYCPHLSYNVALCHYRLKDYNQALNHIATIEEYGISEHPEMSVGMNTEGIEVRSVGNTLALHETALIEAFNLKAAIFYQQKNFDEAKDALTDMPPRSEEELDAVTLHNQALINVNTNPSECFEKLQFLLQQNPFPPETFGNLLLLYCKYEYYDLAADVLAENAHLTHKYLTPDLYDFLDALITQQTSPEEAYLKFDDIASKLSESLRKLTKQVDEARQKHDDSVRKYLREYENVLERYIPVLMAQAKIYWDMENYPQVQKIFKKSVEFCEHSDVWKLNVAHVLFMQEGKLKEATKFYEPIVKKNYDNMLNVSAIVLANLCVAYIMTAQNEEAEELMKKLEKEEEQLTFEDSDKKVFHLCIVNLVIGTLYCAKGNYEFGISRVMRSLEPFNKKLGTDTWYHAKRCFLSLIEVIAKNIILVRDSVIQECIVFLEQCEVFGRNIRTVNEQPLEESQIHVGKTTVAYEARLLKCLLMKFQEQ; this is encoded by the exons ATGATTGTTCAAGTAAAGGACGGGGAGTACACAAAAACGATATACTCTTTG ATTCGGGATCAAAGATATGCGGATGCCATTCAGTTATTGAACAGCACTTTGGAGACGCATGAAAAC tcAAGAGCCGCCCTGTCTTTGCTTGCCTATTGCTACTTTTACTCTCAAGATTTTATAAGTGCTGCAAACTGCTACGAACAGcttacaattttatttccttctgaAGAGGACTATAGGATTTATTATGCCCAATCATTGTATCaagcatgtctttatgatgaagCAATGAAAGTAACGTCGCAGATAGATGAACCAGACTCTCAGGAAAAG GTGATAAAATTAAAAGCTGCTATTAAGTATGGTGAAGGAGATTTAATGGCTGCAAAAAGCCTTGTTGACAATTGTCCCGCTGATGATGtagatacagaaataaataaGGGGTGTATCCTTTATAAA GAGGACCGACATGAAGAGGCTTTGCAAAAATTTGTTGGAGCTCAACAAAGAACTTCTTATTGTCCTCATTTGTCATATAATGTGGCACTGTGCCATTACAGGCTAAAGGACTATAACCAGGCACTCAATCACATAG CTACGATTGAAGAGTATGGGATAAGTGAACATCCTGAAATGAGTGTGGGAATGAACACTGAAGGAATTGAGGTGCGGAGTGTTGGCAACACTTTAGCTTTACATGAAACTGCTCTTATAGAAGCTTTCAATCTGAAAGCAGCAATATTTTACCAGCAGAAAAACT TTGATGAAGCAAAAGATGCTTTGACTGACATGCCTCCCAGATCAGAAGAAGAACTGGATGCTGTTACTCTTCATAACCAAGCTTTAATAAATGTAAACACAAATCCGAGTGAATGCTTTGAAAAATTGCAGTTTCTACTGCaacaaaatccatttccacctGAGACATTTGGAAATCTTTTACTTTTGTACTGTAAATATGAGTACTATGACCTTGCAGCTGATGTTCTGGCTGAGAATGCTCATTTAACTCACAAGTATCTCACTCCT GATCTGTATGACTTCTTGGATGCACTGATAACCCAACAAACTTCTCCAGAGGAAGCATACTTGAAATTTGATGACATTGCCTCCAAACTTTCTGAAAGCTTGAGGAAATTAACCAAACAAGTTGATGAGGCTCGGCAGAAGCATGATGACTCCGTAAGGAAGTATTTAAGagaatatgaaaatgttttagaaaG gtATATTCCGGTCCTAATGGCTCAAGCTAAAATTTATTGGGATATGGAGAACTACCCCCAAGttcaaaaaatttttaagaagTCTGTAGAATTTTGTGAACATAGTGACGTATGGAAGCTGAATGTGGCTCATGTTCTTTTTATGCAAGAGGGCAAGTTGAAGGAAGCTACTAAGTTTTATGAACCAattgtgaagaaaaattatgacaAT ATGCTGAATGTGAGTGCCATTGTCTTGGCAAATCTTTGTGTAGCATACATCATGACTGCCcaaaatgaagaagcagaagaattaatgaaaaaattggaaaaggaaGAAGAGCAACTTACATTTGAAGACTCTGATAAAAAAGTGTTCCATTTATGCATTGTAAACCTTGTGATTGG GACTCTTTACTGTGCCAAAGGAAATTATGAGTTTGGAATATCCAGGGTTATGAGGAGCCTGGAGCCCTTCAACAAAAAGCTTGGCACAGATACATG GTATCATGCTAAGCGATGCTTTTTATCCCTCATCGAAGTCAttgccaaaaatataattttagttagAGACTCAGTGATACAAGAATGCATTGTGTTTTTGGAACAGTGTGAGG TATTTGGAAGAAATATAAGGACTGTCAATGAGCAACCATTGGAGGAATCTCAAATACACGTAGGAAAAACCACGGTTGCATACGAAGCTCGACTGTTGAAATGCTTACTTATGAAATTTCAAGAACAATAA